One stretch of Nitrospirota bacterium DNA includes these proteins:
- the xerC gene encoding tyrosine recombinase XerC has product MKRHIEQFLEYLKAERGVSVHTLKAYTEDLREFNAFLDKGPKDIDNLDIRSFLASLHHKKLKKTSISRKLATIRSFYKYLHREGYVDKNPARLVSSPKVPKTLPRFLTIDETFTLMENPQGDTFKPSRDKAILELLYSSGLRVSELTSLDIGDLDIKESLVRVKGKGKKERIIPVGGKAMEAIQNYLSERISLKKKSPALFLNNRGGRLTQRSVRRILLHYSRMINLKGGLSPHTLRHTFATHLLHEGADLRSIQELLGHSSLSTTQKYTHVDIKHLMEVYDKAHPLSKK; this is encoded by the coding sequence ATGAAAAGGCATATCGAACAGTTTCTTGAATATTTAAAGGCCGAGCGCGGAGTGTCTGTTCACACGCTGAAGGCATACACCGAAGACTTGCGGGAGTTTAATGCGTTTCTGGATAAGGGCCCGAAGGATATTGACAACCTCGACATCAGAAGTTTTCTTGCGTCCCTGCACCATAAAAAGCTGAAAAAAACATCCATATCGAGGAAGCTTGCAACCATCAGGTCTTTTTATAAATATCTTCACAGGGAAGGATATGTGGACAAAAATCCCGCGAGGCTTGTATCCAGTCCCAAAGTCCCGAAGACCCTCCCGAGGTTCCTCACGATTGATGAAACATTCACTCTTATGGAAAATCCGCAGGGTGATACGTTTAAGCCGTCAAGGGACAAGGCAATCCTTGAGCTTCTTTATTCCTCTGGCCTGAGGGTATCTGAATTGACTTCGCTTGATATAGGCGACCTCGACATCAAAGAGTCTCTTGTCCGGGTCAAAGGCAAGGGGAAGAAAGAGCGGATAATCCCTGTTGGAGGAAAGGCAATGGAGGCAATACAAAATTACCTTTCCGAAAGAATTTCCTTAAAGAAAAAGTCTCCGGCGCTGTTTCTTAATAACCGCGGAGGCCGATTGACACAGAGAAGCGTTAGACGTATATTATTACACTATAGCAGGATGATCAACCTTAAAGGCGGTCTCAGCCCTCACACTCTCAGGCATACCTTTGCAACACACCTGCTCCATGAAGGTGCGGATTTGAGGTCGATACAGGAACTCCTTGGGCACTCATCCCTTTCAACGACCCAGAAATATACACATGTGGATATCAAACATCTTATGGAAGTTTACGATAAGGCTCATCCCCTTAGTAAAAAGTAG
- the hslV gene encoding ATP-dependent protease subunit HslV — protein MFQGTTVICVRKNGKVAIGGDGQVTLGQTVLKHNAKKIRKMYNNLVLAGFAGATADAFTLFEKFEGKLETYRGNITRAAVELAKDWRTDKILRRLEALLIVADKEHSFIISGNGDVIEPEDGIAAIGSGGAYAQAAAKALTAHTQLDPKNIVEEALKITSKICIYTNDSISIEEIDE, from the coding sequence ATGTTTCAGGGAACAACTGTAATTTGTGTCAGGAAAAATGGAAAAGTTGCAATAGGCGGAGACGGCCAGGTGACTCTCGGCCAGACCGTGCTGAAGCACAATGCAAAGAAGATAAGGAAGATGTACAACAACTTGGTCCTTGCGGGTTTCGCGGGGGCCACGGCAGACGCGTTTACCCTTTTTGAAAAATTTGAGGGCAAGCTTGAGACCTACAGAGGCAACATTACAAGGGCCGCTGTTGAGCTTGCAAAGGACTGGAGAACTGATAAAATTTTAAGACGCCTTGAAGCGCTTCTCATCGTCGCAGATAAGGAGCATTCTTTTATCATTTCCGGTAATGGCGACGTTATTGAACCTGAAGACGGGATAGCGGCTATCGGCTCCGGCGGGGCGTACGCGCAGGCGGCCGCAAAGGCCCTGACAGCCCACACACAGTTAGATCCCAAAAATATTGTCGAAGAGGCATTGAAGATAACGTCAAAGATATGCATTTATACAAATGATTCAATCAGCATCGAGGAGATAGATGAATAA
- the hslU gene encoding ATP-dependent protease ATPase subunit HslU translates to MNNLTPKKIVEELDKYIIGQGKAKKAVAIALRNRWRRQLLSDELRDEVLPKNILMIGPTGVGKTEIARRLSRLAQAPFIKVEASKFTEVGYVGRDVESMIRDLTGLALTMVKTEHIEKVHEKAKDLAEEKILDLLLPPAKAPRKVSMAETSEPVEDEKQNYNDTREKLRAQLGEGKLDNRYIDLEVREKVVPFGVISNIGMDELESNLKEMLGNFLPEKSKKKKVKITEALQLIQQEEANKLIDMDKVVKEAIERTEQNGIIFIDEIDKIASRGSSYGPDISREGVQRDLLPIVEGSTVSTKHGQVKTDHILFIAAGAFTVSKPSDLIPELQGRFPIRAELDALGKDEFLRILKEPKNALIKQYIALIETEGVKIKFAENSIEEIAAIAATVNEKTENIGARRLHTILEKLLEDISFDAPDIKEKELAIDAKYVRKKLNDIIKDEDLSRYIL, encoded by the coding sequence ATGAATAACCTGACACCCAAAAAAATTGTTGAAGAACTTGATAAATATATTATCGGCCAGGGCAAGGCAAAAAAAGCGGTAGCGATCGCGCTCAGGAACCGCTGGAGAAGGCAACTGCTGTCCGATGAACTAAGGGATGAGGTCCTGCCCAAAAATATCCTGATGATCGGTCCGACAGGCGTCGGTAAAACAGAGATAGCAAGACGGCTTTCGAGGCTTGCTCAAGCGCCTTTTATAAAAGTCGAGGCCTCAAAATTCACAGAGGTCGGCTACGTAGGCAGGGATGTGGAATCAATGATCAGAGACCTGACGGGCCTGGCGCTTACCATGGTTAAAACGGAGCACATTGAAAAAGTACATGAAAAGGCAAAGGACCTTGCAGAGGAAAAGATACTGGACCTTTTATTGCCCCCCGCAAAAGCACCGCGAAAGGTTTCGATGGCCGAGACGTCAGAACCAGTCGAAGATGAAAAACAGAATTACAACGATACGCGTGAAAAACTGCGGGCCCAATTGGGGGAAGGGAAACTTGATAACAGGTACATTGATCTGGAAGTGCGTGAGAAGGTTGTTCCTTTCGGGGTAATTTCCAATATCGGCATGGACGAACTTGAGTCGAATTTAAAAGAAATGCTCGGGAATTTTCTCCCTGAAAAATCAAAAAAGAAAAAGGTAAAAATAACCGAGGCCCTGCAGCTTATTCAGCAGGAGGAAGCCAACAAACTTATTGACATGGACAAGGTTGTTAAAGAAGCCATAGAGCGGACCGAACAGAATGGGATAATTTTCATAGACGAGATCGATAAAATTGCGTCCAGGGGTTCAAGCTACGGCCCGGATATTTCAAGAGAGGGCGTGCAGAGAGATCTTCTCCCGATAGTCGAGGGCTCCACTGTCTCGACAAAGCATGGCCAGGTAAAAACAGACCATATACTTTTTATTGCAGCGGGTGCCTTTACCGTGTCAAAGCCCTCCGACCTCATCCCCGAGCTCCAGGGAAGATTCCCTATCAGGGCTGAACTCGATGCCCTCGGCAAAGATGAGTTCCTCAGGATCCTGAAGGAACCGAAAAATGCGCTTATCAAACAATATATCGCCCTTATCGAAACCGAAGGGGTAAAGATAAAATTTGCGGAAAACTCCATAGAAGAAATAGCCGCTATCGCAGCTACAGTAAATGAAAAGACTGAAAATATCGGCGCCAGAAGGCTTCACACTATACTCGAAAAACTCCTTGAAGACATATCGTTTGATGCACCGGATATTAAAGAAAAAGAGCTCGCGATTGACGCAAAATATGTTAGAAAAAAACTGAACGATATTATTAAAGATGAAGATTTAAGCAGATATATTTTGTAA
- a CDS encoding PEP-CTERM sorting domain-containing protein, protein MINPEVFLMNIKQASIVTTIVMLLAVVFCATNSSAIPFDAIYTVGSNGSTTMQDTFSLNETPWLYLELPQTGQNITWSWWTGPDNDCSNNPLCFVSTGTNNDADGKIWLSLPDWDSIKDIGEWTIEANSTSPPCCLVEGTTSFKVSVPEPSTVLLLLTAGAGFVGLLSFRNKKQ, encoded by the coding sequence ATGATCAACCCGGAGGTCTTTTTAATGAATATAAAACAAGCGTCGATAGTAACCACAATCGTCATGTTATTAGCAGTAGTTTTTTGTGCTACCAACTCCTCAGCAATTCCTTTTGATGCAATATATACTGTAGGATCAAACGGAAGCACTACCATGCAAGATACGTTTTCCCTCAATGAAACACCGTGGTTATATTTAGAACTGCCTCAAACAGGGCAGAATATTACCTGGTCGTGGTGGACAGGTCCAGATAACGATTGTTCAAATAACCCTCTCTGCTTTGTAAGCACCGGGACGAATAACGACGCCGACGGGAAAATATGGCTTTCGTTACCGGACTGGGACAGCATTAAAGATATCGGCGAATGGACAATTGAAGCGAATTCAACCTCCCCTCCCTGCTGTTTGGTTGAAGGAACTACATCTTTTAAAGTCTCCGTTCCGGAACCGTCGACTGTATTGCTTTTATTGACAGCCGGTGCGGGCTTTGTGGGATTATTGAGCTTCCGAAATAAGAAGCAATAA